Within the Serratia sp. UGAL515B_01 genome, the region CCATCATCCCGGCGGCTTTTGCCACGGTGCGACCCAAGCCAGGATGAAAGTCTACGCCGTGGTTCATGGGGACATGACCCATATGTTCCACACCGCCAATCAGACTGATCTGCGCGTCGCCGACCATGATCGTGCGCGCAGCATCGTGCAGTGCTTGCATTGATGAACCACACAGGCGGTTGACTGTCACAGCAGGAACACTGTGTGGGATCTCTGCCAGCAGTGCCGCGTTACGGGCGATGTTAAAGCCCTGTTCAAGCGTTTGTTGCACACAGCCCCAGTAAATATCATCTATTTCGGAGGCATTCAGTGCTGGGTTGCGGCTTAGCACTGCGCGCATCAGGTGAGCGGAGAGATCTTCAGCACGCACTTGGCGGAAAGCACCGCCTTTTGAGCGGCCCATTGGGGTACGCACGGCATCAACAATAACTACGTTTTCCATCTTTATGACCTCATGCCGGTTGGTCAGTGGTGATATCAGACAGCGCCGCCGTCACCACCGGATAGTAGCTTTCATTACGCTCTGCCTTGGCGCGCAAACCCTCGGGTACCTGATACAGTGGACCCAAGTGGGCATAGCGCTGTGCTATTTCAACGTAATTAGCTGTGCCCAGTGTATCCAGATAACGGAATGCACCACCGTGGAACGGTGGGAAACCAATGCCATAGACCAGTGCCATATCGGCTTCCGCCGGGCTAGTGATGATACCTTCTTCCAGGCAGCGAACCACTTCATTGATCATTGGGATCATCATGCGAGCGATGATTTCTTCAGTGCTGATAACTTGCGCTGGATGGCTGACTTCTGCTAGCAGAGCATCGGTCTGTTCATCGTTATCTTTACGCGGTTTGCCTTTGCTGTCCTGGCTATAACGATAGAAGCCTAATTGATTTTTTTGGCCAAAGCGCTGATTCTCGAACATGACGTCAATAGCATCACGATAATTTTTACTCATCCGTTCAGGGAAACCGGCAGCCATGACAGAATGGGCGTGGTGAGCTGTATCAATACCGACAACATCCAGCAGATAAGCCGGGCCCATCGGCCAGCCAAACTGTTTTTCCATGACTTTATCGATCTGCCGGAAATCAGCGCCATCACGTAGCAGTAGACTGAAACCTGAGAAATAGGGGAATAGAACACGGTTAACAAAGAAGCCAGGGCAATCGTTAACTACAATTGGCGTCTTGCCCATGCGGGTTGCGTAGGCTACGACGTTAGCGATAGTGCTGTCACTGGTTTGTTCGCCGCGAATAATCTCAACCAGCGGCATACGATGCACCGGGTTGAAGAAGTGCATGCCACAGAAATTCTGTGGTCGTTTTAATGATTTAGCCAGATGAGTAATCGGGATTGTTGAAGTATTAGAGGCTAAAACGGCATTTTCGCTGACTAGAGCTTCTACTTCAGACAACACGGCCGCTTTCACTTTCGGGTTTTCTACTACGGCTTCAACGATCAATTGGGCACGTTCAATACCGGCATAATTCAGCGTAGGTTGAATGGTTGATAGCACTTGGGCCATCTTCAAACCGTCCAGTTTGCCGCGTTCCAACTGTTTATTCAGCAACTTTGCTGCTTCACTCATACCGAGTGTCAAAGAGGCGTCACTAATATCCTTCATTATCACTGGAACGCCTTTCAGTGCAGATTGATAGGCGATGCCCCCACCCATAATCCCAGCCCCTAGGACGGCGGCTTGCTTAGGCGCTTCAGCGTTTTTTGCCAATTTCTTCGCTTGGCTTTTTACGAATTGATCGTTGAGAAAAATACCGACCAGAGCACGTGCTTCGTTTGAACGAGCTAATGGCACAAAACTTGCTGTTTCCAGTTGTAATGCGGCGTCACGGCCTAACTTGGCGGCTGCTTCGATAGTTTTTACTGCTGTCATCGGTGCTGGGTAGTGTTTACCCGCGGTTTGCAACACCATGCCTTTAGCCGTGGAAAAACTCATTGCGGCTTCGATTGGGCTAAGTTTTAGCGGCTCCAGCTTTGGTTGACGGTAGGCCCGCCAGTCAAGTTGGCCATCGATCGCTTGATGAAGAATTTTCAAGGCGGCTTCGAGCAGTTTTTCTGGTGCTACCACTGAATCTACTAAACCGACTTTAAGAGCATCTTTGGCGCCGATATCTTTCCCTGCGGCGATGATTTCTAGCGCACTGTCATTACCCAGAAGACGAGGCAAACGAACTGAACCGCCGAAGCCAGGCATGATACCAAGCTTTGTTTCGGGTAAGCCGATGCGTACATCTGGGGAAGCAACACGGAAATCGGTTGCCAAAACACACTCACAACCCCCGCCTAGGGCATAGCCATTAATAGCGGAAATGGTTGGGATCGGTAAGTCTTCCAGACGGTTAAATACTGAATTGGCAAACGCGAGCCATTCGTGCAGCTTTTCAGCAGGTGCTGCAAACAGCGAGAGGAACTCGGTAATATCGGCACCCACAATGAATGCGGTTTTAGAGGAGCGTACCAGCAGCCCTTTTAGTTCGGTCTGTTTTTCAAGCACGTCGAGTGCGGCCCCCAAGCTGGCAACAGTTCTGGTATCCAGTTTGTTTATCGGGCCTGGGGCATTGAACACCAACTCGGCAATGCCGTTTTCTAGCCAGTGTACTTGTAATGTTTCGCCTTGGTAGAGCATGTCTATCTCCTGAATCAGCGCATACGATCTGGTATGACCAGATGAAGAGGAGTGTGGTTTTTATGTTAATAACTTGCAAATTATAGATTGTATATTTGCAAACCTGATCACAGGAAGAACAGTTAACTCACTAATAATAATTAAATTTATTTTTATCATGGTTCTGGGCGTTCAACAGTATTATCCCGATGCAGCTAAAATGTTTAGCTGTTTTTCAGACGGTTGCGAAGTACACCGCAAGCAAGAACGATGGGCTTGGAGCGTAGAGTCAGTGTGTTAAGATGGCACCCTCCGTTTTGAGGGCATAAGGGTACTGTGATGGAAACGCTAGCTTCTTTGTATAACGATCACCTGGCAACGTTGCAAAAACGGGCGCGCGAAGCCTTGGTGTACAATAACCTTGATGCGTTGCTGATCCATTCCGGTGAATTGCAACGCGTGTTTCTGGATGATCATCACTATCCGTTTAAGGTGAATGCTAATTTCAAGGCGTGGGTGCCCGTGACTTCTGTGCCGAATTGTTGGCTGTTGGTCGATGGTGTTAATAAACCGAAACTGTGGTTCTATTCCCCAGTAGATTATTGGCACAGTGTTGAACCACTGCCGGACAGTTTCTGGACCCAATCCATTGAGCTATTGCCACTGACCAAGGCGGATGATATTGCCAGCCAATTGCCGGTGCGGTGTGAACGTATAGGTTACATTGGCTATTCGCCGCAGCGTGCACTTTCTATTGGGATTAGTGCCGAAAATATTAACCCGCAAGCGGTACTTAATTATCTCGATTTTCATCGTTCGAGCAAAACCGACTATGAATTGGCCTGTATGCGTGAAGCACAGAAAACCGCCGTAATAGGTCATCGCGCAGCTTATGACGCTTTCCAGTCTGGTATGAGTGAGTTCGATATCAACTTGGCTTATCTGGCTGCAACCGGTCATCGCGATACCGACGTGCCTTATGACAATATTGTGGCGCTCAACGAACATGCAGCTGTGTTGCATTACACCAAACTGGATAATCAGCTACCGCAGGAGTTCAGGAGTTTCTTGATAGATGCCGGTGCGGAATATAATGGCTACGCCGCCGACCTTACCCGGACTTATGGCAAGCAAAGTGATGATGCATACGCCCATCTATTGAAAGATCTCAATGACGAACAATTGGCTTTGATCGACACGATGAAAGCCGGGGTAAGCTACACCAATTATCATGTACAGATGCACCAACGCCTTGCCAAAATTTTGAAAAATCACAAACTGGTGACCGGTATCAGCGAAGAGGCTATGGTTGAACAAGGGGTTACCTGCCCATTCTTGCCGCATGGGTTAGGCCATCCACTTGGTTTACAGGTACATGACGTTGCCGGATTTATGCAAGATGAGAGTGGCACTCATCTTGCGGCACCGGAAAAATATCCTTTCCTGCGTTGTACCCGAGTCTTGCAGCCCGGTATGGTGTTGACCATCGAACCAGGCCTTTATTTTATTGAATCGCTTTTAGCACCGTGGCGTGCTGGCGAACTCGGCAAACATTTTGCGTGGGATCGGATTGATGCTTTGAAGCCCTATGGAGGTATTCGCATTGAGGATAATATCGTGATTCATGAGAAGCGCATCGAGAATATGACGCGTGATCTGAATCTGGCCTGATGCAGCCTTATCCGATCCCAGGGGCGGTAATCAGCGTCAGTGAAGAAATAAAGAAAAGCCGTTTCATCACCCAGTTGGCGCCGACCTGTGGAGTTGATGCGGCCAAAGCTTTTATTCACCATGTTCGAGAAGAACACCCAGCGGCTCGGCATCATTGCTGGGCCTTTATTGCTGGCCCCCCAGGCGACTCGCAGCAGCTTGGGTTCTCTGATGACGGCGAGCCTTCCGGTACGGCAGGTAAGCCTATCTTAGCCCAATTGATGGGCAGTGGTATCGGTGAGATAACGGCTGTCGTTGTGCGTTACTACGGTGGTATCAAGCTAGGCACTGGTGGTTTGGTGAAAGCTTATGGCAGTGGAATACAGCAAGCGTTGAAACAGCTTATTGTCATGTACAAAGTGCCGCAGGTCGAATATACGTTGCTGTGCGATTACGCACAGCTAGCTCTGGTAGAGAATTTACTTCAACAAAGCGACGGGCGGATTGTTCATGGGGAATATGGTGCAGCCGTTGTGTTGCATTTGGCTTTACCTGCAACGGGGATTGAGGCATTCGGGAATAAATTACGTGATAAAAGTCGCGGAAATTTGCAATTAATTCCCATATCGCAATAATTCCCCCAACTGAATTGCTAAGGATCGTGCTGAAATGCATTTTCGCGCCATAACCCGTATTGTGGGTCTGCTGGTTATCCTGTTTTCCGGGACAATGTTCATCCCCGGTCTGGTGGCATTAATCTACCGCGATGGAGCAGGCAGGGCATTTACCCAGACCTTCTTTGTAGCAGTGACGATTGGTTTAATGCTGTGGTGGCCAAACCGTAAGCAGAAAAATGAATTAAAACCGCGTGAGGGGTTTCTGATTGTTGTTCTGTTCTGGACGGTGCTGGGTAGCGTAGGGGCATTGCCTTTTCTGTTTTCCGAACGTCCTAATCTATCTTTGACAGATGCTTTCTTTGAGTCTTTCTCCGGTTTAACCACTACCGGCGCGACAACGTTGGTGGGGCTGGACGCTTTACCCAAAGCTATTCTTTTCTACCGCCAGATGCTGCAATGGATGGGCGGAATGGGGATCATTGTGCTGGCAGTTGCCATCCTTCCGATCCTCGGTGTTGGTGGTATGCAGCTGTACCGGGCAGAAATGCCTGGCCCACTCAAAGACAACAAGATGCGGCCCCGTATTGCTGAAACGGCCAAAACCCTATGGCTGATCTATGTTTTATTGACGATTGCCTGTGCTCTTGCGCTATGGGGGGCGGGCATGTCGGCGTTCGATGCTATCGGCCATAGCTTTGCCACCATCGCTATTGGTGGGTTTTCCACCCATGATGCCAGTATCGGTTATTTTGCGAGCCCGACCATCAATAGCATTATTGCCATTTTCCTGTTGATTTCTGGTTGTAACTTCGGACTTCACTTTGCATTGTTAAGTGGGCGCAGTTTAAGCGTGTATTGGCGAGACCCAGAATTCCGTATGTTCATTGCTGTGCAGTTTATCCTGGTACTGGTGTGCAGCGTGATATTATGGTGGAACGGGGTTTATAAAAGTGGCATGGAAACGATTAATCAGGCTTTTTTCCAAGTGGTGTCGATGGCGACGACAGCTGGTTTCACTACCGACAGTTTTTCTAAATGGCCTCTGTTCTTGCCGATGTTATTGCTTTGTTCTGCATTTATTGGTGGTTGCGCAGGTTCAACCGGTGGTGGTCTAAAAGTAATTCGTATTCTCTTGCTGTATCTACAGGGAACGCGTGAGTTGAAACGTTTGGTACACCCTAATGCGGTTTACACCATCAAGCTCGGCAGGCGTGCACTGCCGGAGCGTATCCTTGAAGCCGTTTGGGGATTCTTCTCTGCCTATGCATTGGTGTTCATCATTAGCATGCTGGCTATTATTGCCACCGGTGTTGATGATTTCTCTGCTTTTGCGGCAGTAACAGCTACGCTCAATAACCTAGGACCAGGCCTTGGTGTTGTTGCTGATAACTTCACGACTATGCCGCCACCGGCGAAGTGGATATTGGTATTGACTATGCTTTTTGGTCGCTTGGAAGTTTTTACGCTACTGGTTCTTTTTACGCCGACATTCTGGCGTGAGTGAAACTATATAAAGGAGTAACGCCATGAAGGCACTGATTCTCTATTCAAGCCGTGACGGACAAACTCGCGCTATTGCTTCTTATATAGCTAACAAATTGCAGAATACCCAAAACTGTGACGTTTTCGATCTGCAGCAAATAGAGGCAATAGAACTTGAGCAGTATCAGAAGGTACTTATAGGTGCATCTGTGCG harbors:
- the fadB gene encoding fatty acid oxidation complex subunit alpha FadB, translated to MLYQGETLQVHWLENGIAELVFNAPGPINKLDTRTVASLGAALDVLEKQTELKGLLVRSSKTAFIVGADITEFLSLFAAPAEKLHEWLAFANSVFNRLEDLPIPTISAINGYALGGGCECVLATDFRVASPDVRIGLPETKLGIMPGFGGSVRLPRLLGNDSALEIIAAGKDIGAKDALKVGLVDSVVAPEKLLEAALKILHQAIDGQLDWRAYRQPKLEPLKLSPIEAAMSFSTAKGMVLQTAGKHYPAPMTAVKTIEAAAKLGRDAALQLETASFVPLARSNEARALVGIFLNDQFVKSQAKKLAKNAEAPKQAAVLGAGIMGGGIAYQSALKGVPVIMKDISDASLTLGMSEAAKLLNKQLERGKLDGLKMAQVLSTIQPTLNYAGIERAQLIVEAVVENPKVKAAVLSEVEALVSENAVLASNTSTIPITHLAKSLKRPQNFCGMHFFNPVHRMPLVEIIRGEQTSDSTIANVVAYATRMGKTPIVVNDCPGFFVNRVLFPYFSGFSLLLRDGADFRQIDKVMEKQFGWPMGPAYLLDVVGIDTAHHAHSVMAAGFPERMSKNYRDAIDVMFENQRFGQKNQLGFYRYSQDSKGKPRKDNDEQTDALLAEVSHPAQVISTEEIIARMMIPMINEVVRCLEEGIITSPAEADMALVYGIGFPPFHGGAFRYLDTLGTANYVEIAQRYAHLGPLYQVPEGLRAKAERNESYYPVVTAALSDITTDQPA
- the pepQ gene encoding Xaa-Pro dipeptidase: METLASLYNDHLATLQKRAREALVYNNLDALLIHSGELQRVFLDDHHYPFKVNANFKAWVPVTSVPNCWLLVDGVNKPKLWFYSPVDYWHSVEPLPDSFWTQSIELLPLTKADDIASQLPVRCERIGYIGYSPQRALSIGISAENINPQAVLNYLDFHRSSKTDYELACMREAQKTAVIGHRAAYDAFQSGMSEFDINLAYLAATGHRDTDVPYDNIVALNEHAAVLHYTKLDNQLPQEFRSFLIDAGAEYNGYAADLTRTYGKQSDDAYAHLLKDLNDEQLALIDTMKAGVSYTNYHVQMHQRLAKILKNHKLVTGISEEAMVEQGVTCPFLPHGLGHPLGLQVHDVAGFMQDESGTHLAAPEKYPFLRCTRVLQPGMVLTIEPGLYFIESLLAPWRAGELGKHFAWDRIDALKPYGGIRIEDNIVIHEKRIENMTRDLNLA
- a CDS encoding IMPACT family protein; protein product: MQPYPIPGAVISVSEEIKKSRFITQLAPTCGVDAAKAFIHHVREEHPAARHHCWAFIAGPPGDSQQLGFSDDGEPSGTAGKPILAQLMGSGIGEITAVVVRYYGGIKLGTGGLVKAYGSGIQQALKQLIVMYKVPQVEYTLLCDYAQLALVENLLQQSDGRIVHGEYGAAVVLHLALPATGIEAFGNKLRDKSRGNLQLIPISQ
- the trkH gene encoding Trk system potassium transporter TrkH; this encodes MHFRAITRIVGLLVILFSGTMFIPGLVALIYRDGAGRAFTQTFFVAVTIGLMLWWPNRKQKNELKPREGFLIVVLFWTVLGSVGALPFLFSERPNLSLTDAFFESFSGLTTTGATTLVGLDALPKAILFYRQMLQWMGGMGIIVLAVAILPILGVGGMQLYRAEMPGPLKDNKMRPRIAETAKTLWLIYVLLTIACALALWGAGMSAFDAIGHSFATIAIGGFSTHDASIGYFASPTINSIIAIFLLISGCNFGLHFALLSGRSLSVYWRDPEFRMFIAVQFILVLVCSVILWWNGVYKSGMETINQAFFQVVSMATTAGFTTDSFSKWPLFLPMLLLCSAFIGGCAGSTGGGLKVIRILLLYLQGTRELKRLVHPNAVYTIKLGRRALPERILEAVWGFFSAYALVFIISMLAIIATGVDDFSAFAAVTATLNNLGPGLGVVADNFTTMPPPAKWILVLTMLFGRLEVFTLLVLFTPTFWRE